Within Pirellulales bacterium, the genomic segment ATGCCATGCAAGGCACCGTAGCGTTCCTTTACGCGCGCGACCAGGTCGGTCATCTCTTCGATGTCGGCCACGTCGCCGGCGACCGGCCAGACTTCTGCACCGTCGGCTTCGAGCGCCAGCAATTCGCGCAAGCGCCGGGCCACGACGTCGTGCGGCGAGCGACGCCGCAGGGATGCCTCCCAGCTCTTGCGGGCCGGCAATTTCGTACGGCCCAGCAACACGACCTTGGCGCGGTAATGCGTGTGCAGCCAGCGGGCCAACTCCAGGCCAATGCCTCCCAGTCCACCGGTGATCAGATAGACGCCACCCTGGCGCAATGCGTGGGGCCGGCGCGACCAGGCGGCAAAATCCAAGGGACGCCAACCGGCTACCCAGCGCGCATCGCCATGATATGCGACCTGGATCGGCGAGGCCTGCGTGCCTTGCGCCGCCAATTCGCTCAAGATCACGGCGCCGGCCTGTTCGACCGAGTCGTGTGCCAGGTCCAGATCAATCGCGGCCAGGCGGCAGCTTGGCTCTTCCTGGGCCAACGATCCGATCAGCCCAAACGCGGCTGCCTGCTCCGGGTAGGCGACTCGATCTTCATCGCGCGCCTGCTGCGATCGATCGGTCACAACCATCAGCCGCGCCAGGCGGCGCGCCGACCAGGTCTTCCAGAGCAGATGCAAGCTGCGAACGCCGTCGGACAATCGCGCCGAAAGCTCGAACATCGATCCCACGTCGCCGCCTTCGGCGTTCAGACACCACAAGTGAACGACGCCGGCCACATGTTTCCCCGCGGCGCGCCACAACGCGCGATAACCGTCGATCGCGTCCGGGTTCAGCTCGAGCTCCCCGTCCGACACGCGCCGAAAGACCGCGCCGCGCCGAATCTCGATCACTTGTGCGCCGCTGCCGCGCAAGCGCCGTGCGATTTCCGTGCCCACGCCCAGGTCATCGACGAAGACCAGCCATTTTCCCGTGAGTTCCGCGCCGCCCTGCACCAAAGGCGTTGCGGCACGATCTTCGCGCACCCAGGCGGGTTGAAACAGCCAGTTTTCCAATCGGGCAGGTTCAACAGGCACCTCGGTCGCAGGTTGGATGGGTGCTTCTGCAGGCGACGGACGTTGGGTCGCCGTAGCACCGTGCGCAGGAGCAACCGTGCCACGTACGGTGTCACGTTGACGTGCTTGGGGCTCGGCATCGTTCGTCCGTTCGCGCAGCCAATACCGCTGACGTTCAAACGGATACGTCGGCAGCTCGACCCGCTGATACGGCGGATCACGCTGGACCGCCGCCCAGTCGATTTCGCGTCCTTGCGCCCATTGTTCGGCCAGTGCGGCGAGCGCCGTCACACGGGCCTCGCCCTGCAGCAACGCAATACCGGTCGTTGCGCTCTGTTGGTTCGCGATGGGTGCCTGGCTAGATGGCGCGACTGCGGTCGGGCTCACGAAGATCAGCGAACCGGCCAGGTCGTCCCAGCGCGGCGACAGCGAGCAGACGCGCAGTTTGTCAAGCAGTTGATCGCGATAGCGGGCGACGATCGCCAGCCGGCGATTGTGCATGACGCGGCCCAGATTCGAGGTCAGGCACACGTCCCCGAGCGTCCAAGCTTCATCGCCGGACAATCGCTGGAGATAGCGTTCGGCCAGGTGCCGTAGCGCGGTGTCAGAGCGAGCCGACAATGTCAGCACGTGAGCAACCGACGGTTCTGCGTCAGCGGAAAGGTCATCGTGGGGCCCCCCCTGGCCAGACACCGAGGTCCGATCTTCAGTCGCCTGTTCGACGACCACATGGACATTCGTGCCGCCGAAGCCAAAGGCGCTCACCCCCGCGCGGCGCGGCTCGTGCGTGGTCGGCCACGGACGAAGTCGATCGTTGATATAGAACGGGCTCGCTTCGAACGCGATATGGCGGTTGGGCGAGTCGACGTGCAGCGTCGGCGGCAGCAGGCCGTGGCGCACGGCCAGCAGTGCCTTGATGAGTCCGGCCATTCCGGCCGCCGATTCCAGGTGGCCGATATTGGTCTTGGCCGAGCCGAGAGCGCAAAACGCCCGCCCGCCCGGTTGCTCGGCAAACGCCTGCCGCAGTGCGTCCACCTCGATCGGATCGCCGAGCGCCGTACCAGTGCCGTGCGCTTCGAGCAGTCCGATTTGACGGGGTTTCACGCCGGCCTTTCGATACGCATCGCAAATCACAGCCTGCTGCGATTTGGGATTCGGCGCCGCCAGCCCGGCCTTAGCATGACCGTCGTTGTTGACCGCCGTCGAGCGGATGACCGCGAGAATCGGATCGCGGTCGGCCAGGGCATTGGCCAACGGCTTGAGCAAAATGGCGCCCACGCCTTCGCCTCGCACGAAACCGTCCGCCCGGTCGTCGAACGCCTTCACCCGGCCGTCGGCCGCCAGCATGCCGAAGCGCTCGACCATCTCGGTGCCGAGCGGATTGAGCATCAGATTTACGCCGCCTACCAGTGCCGTGCGGCAATCGCCGGTCAACAGGCTCTGGCAGGCCAGATGCAGCGCCACCAGCGACGAGCTGCACGCCGTGTCCACCGTCAGGCTCGGTCCTTGCAAATCGAGCAGG encodes:
- a CDS encoding SDR family NAD(P)-dependent oxidoreductase translates to MIGWSCRFPGAADIDAFWQLLCQGQSGVGPMTEDRARAIPRTELIANAPLAMGGYLGEVDQFDPAFFKISPHEARLMDPQQRLFLEVAWETIETAGYRPEQLAATRCGVFVGVNANEYGTLLSLSGESDAHLQSGNAVSLVATRVSYLLDLQGPSLTVDTACSSSLVALHLACQSLLTGDCRTALVGGVNLMLNPLGTEMVERFGMLAADGRVKAFDDRADGFVRGEGVGAILLKPLANALADRDPILAVIRSTAVNNDGHAKAGLAAPNPKSQQAVICDAYRKAGVKPRQIGLLEAHGTGTALGDPIEVDALRQAFAEQPGGRAFCALGSAKTNIGHLESAAGMAGLIKALLAVRHGLLPPTLHVDSPNRHIAFEASPFYINDRLRPWPTTHEPRRAGVSAFGFGGTNVHVVVEQATEDRTSVSGQGGPHDDLSADAEPSVAHVLTLSARSDTALRHLAERYLQRLSGDEAWTLGDVCLTSNLGRVMHNRRLAIVARYRDQLLDKLRVCSLSPRWDDLAGSLIFVSPTAVAPSSQAPIANQQSATTGIALLQGEARVTALAALAEQWAQGREIDWAAVQRDPPYQRVELPTYPFERQRYWLRERTNDAEPQARQRDTVRGTVAPAHGATATQRPSPAEAPIQPATEVPVEPARLENWLFQPAWVREDRAATPLVQGGAELTGKWLVFVDDLGVGTEIARRLRGSGAQVIEIRRGAVFRRVSDGELELNPDAIDGYRALWRAAGKHVAGVVHLWCLNAEGGDVGSMFELSARLSDGVRSLHLLWKTWSARRLARLMVVTDRSQQARDEDRVAYPEQAAAFGLIGSLAQEEPSCRLAAIDLDLAHDSVEQAGAVILSELAAQGTQASPIQVAYHGDARWVAGWRPLDFAAWSRRPHALRQGGVYLITGGLGGIGLELARWLHTHYRAKVVLLGRTKLPARKSWEASLRRRSPHDVVARRLRELLALEADGAEVWPVAGDVADIEEMTDLVARVKERYGALHGILHAAGTTRDGLLATLSAKDIEEVLRGKIQGAWALDQATRHEQLDWMVLFSSVASWWGGPGQAPYAAANRCLDAFAVWRTGAGRPTMSINWGLWGETGMAVPHVERVRRSGTLEPMRTGDALAAFQRALQLDCPQVVIAALGPQGKHLLSAAPQAVEPAGGQAAPLPPRPSLASPDEVERHLAERLARLLEVAQAALDRQQSFADLGLDSILVVQLTRELETLVGHALPFNTLQQYPNLETLSEFLYRELTGPAHAR